The following are encoded together in the Weissella soli genome:
- the dnaB gene encoding replicative DNA helicase yields MADEVNTLVQQAPQDIQAEQATLGSVLISTDPADTLAEINAIVEPDDFFQTRHRLIYRAMLTLDENLRPIDVLTLIEQLNIMNQLENAGGEAYLAELAVAVPIARNAPVYADIVKQKALRRRLIDLLANGTEESYTDMKSVEDLISELSSGLDAIETGANDADFERIGDVVTDAFDRIELNAKADGTVVGLASGYPALDNMTTGFGGGQVIIIAARPGLGKTAFALNILKNVAVENPTLPVAYFSLEMSAVDLVDRMLAAEGNVHSKHIRTGQLTDEEWTSLTVAMSSLGNTKIYMDASSNIRVSEIRSKLRRLVKREGKLGLVIIDYLQLIEGTGNESRQQQVSAISRAIKNMAMELDVPIIALSQLSRGVESRDDKRPRMSDLRESGSIEQDADIVAFLYRDDYYQRDNDNTESLQDPRHEEADVGDMEVILEKNRRGERGTAHVLFVKSYNKFSSVDYTHDDSNPFG; encoded by the coding sequence ATGGCGGATGAAGTGAACACTTTGGTACAACAGGCGCCACAGGATATTCAGGCTGAACAAGCGACGCTAGGCTCAGTCTTGATCAGCACGGATCCAGCGGATACGTTAGCTGAAATTAATGCGATTGTTGAACCAGATGACTTTTTCCAAACACGGCACCGGCTGATCTATCGTGCAATGTTGACCCTGGATGAAAATCTCCGACCAATTGATGTACTGACCTTAATTGAACAGTTAAATATCATGAACCAGCTGGAAAACGCTGGTGGTGAAGCCTATTTGGCTGAATTAGCCGTTGCGGTACCGATTGCGCGTAATGCCCCAGTCTATGCGGATATTGTTAAACAAAAAGCTTTACGTCGGCGGTTGATTGATTTGTTGGCTAATGGAACCGAGGAATCATATACCGATATGAAGTCGGTGGAAGATTTGATTTCAGAGTTATCATCAGGTTTGGATGCGATTGAAACCGGGGCCAATGATGCTGACTTTGAACGGATCGGTGACGTGGTCACCGATGCATTCGACCGGATTGAACTAAATGCCAAGGCTGATGGTACGGTGGTTGGTTTGGCGTCTGGTTATCCAGCGCTCGATAATATGACCACCGGCTTTGGTGGTGGTCAGGTGATTATCATAGCGGCTCGTCCGGGTTTGGGTAAAACGGCCTTTGCTTTGAATATTTTGAAGAACGTGGCGGTGGAAAACCCCACCTTACCCGTGGCGTATTTTTCACTTGAAATGTCTGCGGTGGACTTGGTTGATCGTATGCTGGCTGCTGAGGGCAATGTCCACTCAAAACATATTCGAACCGGGCAATTGACCGATGAAGAGTGGACGAGTTTAACGGTGGCGATGAGCTCGTTAGGCAATACAAAAATCTACATGGATGCATCATCCAATATCCGGGTTTCAGAGATTCGTTCGAAGCTACGTCGTTTGGTGAAACGTGAAGGCAAACTTGGCCTAGTAATCATTGATTATTTGCAATTGATCGAAGGTACCGGCAACGAGTCACGGCAACAACAAGTGTCAGCCATTTCGCGGGCAATTAAGAACATGGCCATGGAACTGGATGTACCGATTATTGCGTTATCACAACTCTCACGTGGGGTCGAATCGCGTGATGATAAGCGACCACGGATGTCTGATTTGCGGGAATCGGGCTCAATCGAGCAAGACGCCGACATTGTCGCGTTTTTGTATCGTGATGATTATTATCAACGTGACAATGACAATACGGAGAGTCTGCAGGATCCGCGGCATGAAGAGGCGGATGTGGGTGACATGGAAGTGATTCTAGAAAAGAACCGTCGTGGTGAACGAGGCACGGCACACGTGTTATTCGTGAAATCATACAATAAGTTCTCTTCGGTGGATTACACCCACGATGACAGTAATCCATTTGGTTAA
- a CDS encoding MFS transporter, translating into MAKNTAGLSLKWLLIVSFINNFGMGFVWPLTSVYLHSELHQSMVTIGWVLLANSAGQALGSAISGALFDKFKPINIIKFGVGMMILIQLGLFFYHGWPSYAIFLAFYGLMAGWMGGIINAYGTSVHHYDGRFVYNMLYFTANFGMVFATSLVGPIYSFGVQWLFVVALLMYTILFIIVYLNFDVPLERHVTEHSSSKMTLPRANAIMIGVVIVALIGIWIAYFQWNGSISVYMESVLKLPLWQYSMLWTINGGLVVIFQLIINALNLSTNTRAMWLELIIGMALFVGAFFSISFAKDFAGFVLAMVITTIAEVMVFPMLPALVNELTPAAVKGRYQGLVTAAPSMGRAIGPVVGGFMIDAHGYINMFRAMALLVAGVYVIFIGIALLVMRRTKRYV; encoded by the coding sequence GTGGCAAAGAATACGGCGGGGCTATCACTAAAATGGCTCTTGATAGTGAGTTTTATTAATAATTTCGGCATGGGTTTCGTGTGGCCACTGACATCAGTGTATCTCCACAGTGAACTCCATCAATCGATGGTGACCATTGGTTGGGTGTTGTTAGCAAATTCAGCTGGGCAAGCGCTAGGCAGTGCCATCAGTGGTGCCTTGTTTGATAAATTTAAGCCAATTAATATCATTAAATTTGGGGTCGGCATGATGATTCTGATCCAATTAGGGTTGTTTTTCTATCATGGTTGGCCATCATATGCCATCTTCTTGGCGTTTTATGGCTTAATGGCCGGTTGGATGGGTGGCATCATCAATGCTTACGGAACGAGTGTTCATCATTATGACGGTCGCTTTGTTTACAACATGTTGTATTTCACAGCTAATTTTGGCATGGTCTTTGCGACCTCTTTAGTTGGCCCCATCTATAGTTTTGGGGTGCAGTGGTTATTTGTGGTGGCGTTATTGATGTATACCATCTTATTCATTATTGTTTATCTTAACTTTGATGTGCCACTTGAACGCCATGTTACTGAGCATAGCAGTAGTAAGATGACATTACCCCGAGCTAATGCCATTATGATCGGGGTGGTCATTGTCGCTTTGATTGGTATTTGGATTGCCTATTTCCAATGGAATGGGTCGATTTCCGTCTATATGGAATCAGTTTTAAAGTTACCGCTCTGGCAGTATTCAATGTTGTGGACGATCAACGGTGGCTTAGTCGTGATTTTCCAGTTAATTATCAATGCATTGAATCTCTCAACGAATACGCGGGCAATGTGGTTAGAGTTGATCATTGGGATGGCCTTATTTGTCGGCGCATTCTTTTCTATTTCATTTGCCAAAGATTTTGCAGGCTTTGTCTTGGCGATGGTGATTACCACGATTGCCGAGGTTATGGTCTTTCCAATGTTACCCGCGCTGGTTAATGAATTGACGCCAGCGGCGGTCAAAGGGCGTTATCAAGGGTTAGTCACGGCCGCCCCCAGCATGGGCCGAGCAATCGGACCGGTCGTTGGTGGTTTCATGATCGATGCCCATGGCTATATCAACATGTTTCGTGCGATGGCGTTGTTGGTTGCAGGGGTATATGTTATCTTTATAGGAATTGCTTTACTAGTTATGCGACGCACCAAGCGTTACGTATAA
- a CDS encoding FUSC family protein encodes MEIGSLHFRFGLRTLKTGLAVLLVTAGFALVHRGNPMIASLAAVFALRSDFETTLHFGKSRVLANFLGGAFAVGYIWIRNYTHNAELVQVIGVPLLLMALIILNDGINNNSGIIGSTAAFLMISLTVPAGESYFYAVERVFDTFLGVAAAVLMNIGTSPISPSEVAKEIEQHETKQQP; translated from the coding sequence ATGGAGATTGGCTCATTACATTTTCGGTTTGGGCTGCGCACTTTAAAAACCGGCCTCGCCGTGTTATTAGTGACAGCGGGCTTTGCATTAGTGCATCGTGGTAACCCGATGATTGCCAGTTTAGCCGCCGTATTTGCGTTACGTTCGGACTTTGAAACGACCTTACACTTTGGTAAGTCCCGCGTATTAGCTAATTTTTTGGGTGGTGCTTTTGCGGTGGGTTACATCTGGATTCGAAACTATACCCATAATGCCGAGTTGGTTCAGGTGATTGGAGTCCCACTCTTGTTAATGGCGCTCATCATTTTAAATGACGGTATCAACAATAATAGCGGGATTATTGGTTCAACCGCGGCGTTTTTGATGATTTCGTTAACTGTACCAGCGGGTGAGTCCTATTTCTACGCGGTAGAACGGGTATTTGATACCTTTTTAGGGGTCGCTGCAGCCGTCCTGATGAATATTGGCACCTCACCAATTAGCCCGAGTGAGGTGGCCAAAGAAATTGAACAGCATGAAACTAAGCAGCAGCCGTGA
- a CDS encoding ATP-binding protein: MSLSYQQLLVAVPLVLQGGNVPNIVGEAGIGKSALVVAVASQMQAKLFTTVVSLSEKGDLVMPIPPFTANAFVMTSRYGELADVKYGYTHTLIEIIAQAEAHPGQPILWFLDEFNRGSQAVQSELMNLVLQRQINSLQLPAEVQIILAENPDSDMPGFEESNYAVMAGDAAIKDRTTRLVMRVDVADWLQWAKTVVAGRPVIHPLVTAYIATTPDTLFPRERGADLNPTPRAWQRVSDNLYELEKLAPKMADQLIFDIVAGDLGTLHAQLFVQYWREQGTTLSMAELFSPDFKGTQFNDLSEVTKIALLKQALLEVTLTDASNATRFKQLLEAAAPDSRYVVVKAISRELLNELYNAKSHSTEELYQLISEVALDAD; the protein is encoded by the coding sequence ATGAGTCTATCATATCAACAATTATTAGTGGCGGTGCCGTTGGTATTGCAAGGTGGTAATGTACCTAATATCGTTGGTGAAGCCGGCATCGGCAAGTCCGCGCTGGTCGTGGCCGTTGCCAGCCAAATGCAGGCCAAGCTGTTTACCACGGTCGTGTCATTGTCTGAGAAGGGGGATCTGGTGATGCCCATTCCTCCGTTTACGGCTAACGCATTTGTGATGACGAGCCGTTATGGTGAGCTAGCGGATGTTAAATACGGTTATACACATACCTTAATTGAAATTATCGCGCAAGCCGAAGCCCATCCTGGTCAACCGATCTTATGGTTTCTGGATGAGTTTAATCGGGGTAGCCAAGCGGTCCAGTCTGAATTAATGAATTTAGTTTTGCAACGGCAAATTAATTCACTGCAATTACCAGCTGAGGTGCAAATTATCTTGGCAGAAAATCCAGATAGTGATATGCCCGGGTTTGAGGAAAGTAATTATGCGGTCATGGCTGGGGATGCGGCGATTAAGGATCGCACGACGCGGTTAGTGATGCGCGTCGATGTCGCGGATTGGTTGCAGTGGGCAAAAACCGTAGTAGCCGGTCGGCCGGTCATTCACCCACTCGTCACTGCCTATATTGCAACCACCCCTGATACTTTATTCCCCCGCGAACGTGGAGCAGATTTAAACCCGACGCCGCGTGCTTGGCAGCGGGTATCGGATAATTTATACGAGTTAGAGAAATTAGCGCCAAAAATGGCAGACCAGTTGATTTTTGATATCGTTGCGGGCGATTTAGGTACCTTACATGCGCAACTATTTGTGCAGTATTGGCGGGAACAGGGGACGACTTTGTCCATGGCGGAACTATTTTCCCCTGATTTTAAAGGGACGCAATTTAATGACCTCTCTGAGGTCACCAAAATCGCGTTGTTGAAGCAGGCGTTACTGGAGGTAACGTTAACTGATGCATCAAATGCAACCCGATTTAAGCAGCTCTTGGAGGCAGCGGCGCCAGATAGTCGTTATGTCGTTGTTAAGGCAATATCGCGTGAGTTATTAAATGAATTGTATAATGCAAAAAGTCATTCAACAGAAGAACTTTATCAATTGATTAGCGAGGTGGCGCTGGATGCTGACTAA
- a CDS encoding DUF2201 family putative metallopeptidase, whose product MLTNEIERQIQQAARQLLDDSRFYGEILLRLTRVYDDQAENAVDVRYATHQWQLVINPALFVVTYPTAENILGILTHQVLHLVWQHPIRYGHIPTDNLRRVVNLATDLAVNQYVKADFAGKVLPAKFAQRFHIQLPTFADSQQYYELLLPFLDDLQTSGGTTNDQAMHAGWATSQQSATEAGAALENLINQAQTDAHIAGRGRLPGSGTQAIEAHGTQTLNWRRILTQQRIHQAAEYHATRARFNRRQPYRIDLPGQVLNQQVQVVVFVDQSASINATLAVRFVNEARALKRQIQGQVVLYAFDSAVYPLADLTKRHQGGGTTYQALFDELKTAHFQWQHTQVVILTDGVGEELVDTHHFKNVTWVLPAQQVLSVSQPIGRVLYMEVEK is encoded by the coding sequence ATGCTGACTAATGAAATTGAACGGCAAATTCAACAAGCTGCACGCCAATTATTAGATGACAGTCGGTTTTACGGTGAAATTTTATTACGACTGACCCGCGTCTATGATGACCAGGCCGAGAATGCGGTTGACGTGCGGTACGCGACGCATCAATGGCAACTGGTGATTAATCCCGCTCTGTTTGTTGTGACCTACCCCACCGCTGAAAACATATTGGGTATCTTGACACACCAGGTCTTGCATCTAGTGTGGCAACATCCCATCCGTTATGGGCACATCCCCACTGATAATTTACGACGGGTGGTTAATTTAGCAACGGATTTGGCTGTCAATCAGTATGTTAAAGCTGATTTTGCTGGGAAAGTTTTACCAGCAAAATTTGCTCAACGCTTTCATATTCAGTTGCCAACCTTTGCTGATTCACAACAGTACTATGAGTTGTTATTGCCTTTTTTAGATGATTTACAAACATCAGGGGGGACAACCAACGACCAAGCCATGCATGCCGGCTGGGCAACTAGCCAACAGTCGGCCACTGAAGCGGGCGCAGCCTTGGAAAATCTGATCAATCAAGCGCAGACAGATGCCCACATTGCGGGGCGGGGCCGCTTACCAGGCTCTGGCACCCAAGCAATCGAGGCGCACGGAACCCAGACATTGAATTGGCGACGCATCCTCACGCAGCAACGCATTCACCAAGCAGCTGAATATCACGCTACCCGGGCTCGATTCAACCGCCGGCAGCCATACCGGATTGATTTGCCAGGACAGGTGCTTAATCAACAAGTGCAAGTCGTCGTGTTTGTGGATCAATCTGCCTCAATCAATGCGACCTTGGCGGTGCGTTTTGTCAATGAAGCACGCGCGCTTAAACGACAAATTCAGGGCCAAGTCGTGCTTTATGCTTTTGATAGCGCCGTTTATCCCTTGGCGGATCTCACCAAGCGCCATCAGGGTGGTGGGACAACCTACCAGGCTTTATTTGATGAACTCAAAACAGCACATTTTCAGTGGCAACACACGCAAGTCGTCATTTTAACTGATGGTGTGGGGGAAGAGTTAGTGGATACGCACCATTTTAAAAATGTCACCTGGGTGCTACCGGCACAGCAGGTCCTATCCGTTAGTCAACCAATTGGCCGGGTGCTTTACATGGAGGTAGAAAAATGA
- the ispE gene encoding 4-(cytidine 5'-diphospho)-2-C-methyl-D-erythritol kinase: MEVLERAYAKLNISLDTPFIHADGEQEWDMVMVAIDLADTVMIRTVTEHHEIIVDSTSGLLPLNEKNLAYQAAMFMREKAGVNEGVEIHIDKRIPIAAGLGGGSADAAAVLRGLNRIWGLQLTETQLAAIGLKIDADVPFCVYSRPARVTGRGEIVRPLTKKLPAIWVVLAKPAVSVSTPKILRSIDYDDLQHGDEVKMIAAVEAGDYQAMLKYMFNVLEPITAARFPEILKIKNKMIEFGADNAQMSGTGPSVFALTDKASRAKRIRNAIQGFVGETYITHIVN, encoded by the coding sequence ATGGAAGTGCTTGAACGAGCGTATGCCAAATTGAATATCAGTTTAGATACGCCGTTCATTCATGCCGATGGTGAGCAAGAATGGGATATGGTGATGGTTGCGATTGATTTGGCAGATACGGTGATGATCCGGACGGTCACCGAGCATCATGAGATCATTGTTGATTCGACCTCGGGCTTACTCCCCCTAAATGAAAAAAATTTAGCTTACCAAGCCGCGATGTTCATGCGTGAAAAGGCCGGGGTTAACGAGGGTGTTGAAATCCATATCGATAAGCGCATCCCGATTGCTGCCGGTCTAGGTGGTGGTTCGGCCGATGCGGCAGCGGTGTTACGGGGGTTAAACCGCATTTGGGGGTTGCAACTCACGGAGACCCAATTAGCAGCAATCGGCTTGAAAATTGATGCTGATGTCCCTTTTTGCGTGTATTCGCGACCAGCCCGCGTGACTGGCCGTGGTGAAATTGTCCGCCCCTTAACTAAGAAGTTACCGGCCATTTGGGTGGTTCTAGCTAAGCCAGCCGTATCCGTATCAACGCCTAAAATTCTGCGGTCAATTGATTATGATGATTTGCAACACGGGGATGAAGTCAAAATGATCGCAGCGGTTGAAGCAGGCGACTACCAGGCGATGCTCAAATATATGTTTAATGTGTTGGAGCCAATTACGGCGGCCCGGTTCCCGGAAATCCTCAAAATTAAAAATAAAATGATTGAGTTTGGCGCCGATAATGCGCAGATGTCTGGCACGGGGCCCTCAGTTTTTGCCCTCACAGATAAAGCTTCACGCGCTAAACGTATTCGCAATGCGATTCAAGGCTTTGTCGGTGAGACATATATCACGCATATCGTGAATTAA
- the femX gene encoding UDP-N-acetylmuramoylpentapeptide-lysine N(6)-alanyltransferase encodes MPIVNQNDATAVSRYTEFIRQSPNAQITQDTGWAHVKNNWEPLYAYVENEQGAIAGALSILISDTPSGYKFAYASKGPVVPYGDVAMLNALVAEVKATLIEKNVYLLRLDPEWRYDEALVQSILDAGYKVRGRNLAHLGMHATIQPRLNMVIDLTKHPEAETLFDMVPSKTKNKLRKPSREGVVVDYGLTDDFLDDFYATYVTMSQRHEISHRPKDYFARMIETYKDTDIMRIYRAKLADETLATTIGFDMGDKVWDMYAGSVDHDKTNALYATRVAMVEWALATGKRRYDIGGIQAADESDGLYKFKRNIVRDEPTEYLGEIDVVLNPAAYADLVQE; translated from the coding sequence ATGCCAATCGTAAATCAAAATGACGCTACTGCGGTGTCCCGTTATACTGAATTTATTCGTCAATCACCAAACGCCCAAATCACCCAAGATACCGGCTGGGCGCATGTTAAAAACAATTGGGAACCGCTCTATGCTTATGTTGAAAATGAGCAGGGCGCAATCGCGGGCGCGCTGTCAATTTTGATTTCAGACACACCAAGCGGGTATAAATTTGCCTACGCTTCAAAGGGACCAGTGGTGCCTTATGGTGATGTCGCGATGCTGAACGCATTAGTAGCAGAAGTGAAAGCAACGCTCATTGAAAAAAACGTCTACTTGCTTCGGCTTGATCCGGAATGGCGATATGATGAAGCCCTGGTGCAGTCGATTTTAGATGCCGGCTATAAGGTGCGGGGGCGTAACCTGGCCCATTTGGGGATGCATGCTACGATTCAACCACGACTGAACATGGTGATTGATCTAACCAAGCATCCTGAGGCCGAGACACTGTTTGATATGGTGCCTTCTAAGACAAAAAATAAGTTGCGTAAGCCAAGTCGTGAAGGGGTTGTGGTTGATTATGGGTTAACGGATGACTTCTTGGATGATTTCTATGCCACATATGTGACGATGTCACAGCGACATGAAATTTCCCACCGGCCCAAGGACTATTTTGCACGCATGATTGAAACGTACAAGGATACAGATATCATGCGTATCTATCGGGCTAAGTTAGCAGATGAAACCTTGGCTACGACGATCGGCTTTGATATGGGGGACAAGGTTTGGGATATGTATGCTGGATCAGTCGATCATGATAAGACGAATGCCCTCTATGCCACCCGGGTAGCCATGGTGGAATGGGCATTAGCAACAGGTAAGCGGCGTTATGATATTGGTGGCATTCAGGCAGCGGATGAATCCGATGGCTTGTATAAGTTCAAGCGTAATATCGTTCGGGATGAGCCAACTGAGTATCTCGGTGAGATTGACGTGGTGTTGAATCCGGCAGCCTACGCTGATTTAGTTCAAGAATAG
- the nagA gene encoding N-acetylglucosamine-6-phosphate deacetylase — translation MTKVLTHATIYTGEHEQPVIKDAYIRFDKQIQAIGPMETLVLTAADQVIRADRQVIVPGFIDVHAHGAYGYDTMDGVKDDIINMVHGQITEGITAVFPTTMTQSVEKIANSMRAVNEAAQVEPAIVGVHLEGPFINPHYKGAQPEEYIIAPNYDLVKEWNELSGNRVRLITYAPEQAEALRAFEDYLLAHDIIGSVGHSNATREFLQKESKAAHITHLYNAQRPMSHREPGVTGHAMLEKNIRTELIVDGFHVYPDMVNLAYQLKTAQRIDLITDSMRAKGLGDGVSELGGQTVYVKDKQARLVDGTLAGSVLEFDDAFRNIMAFTGASVPEAIQMASGNQAEEFGLTTKGTLTIGKDADLNVFSADFTRLEATYSLGRHFSKADVKTK, via the coding sequence ATGACTAAGGTTTTGACACATGCAACGATTTATACCGGTGAGCATGAGCAACCAGTAATTAAGGATGCTTATATTCGCTTTGATAAACAAATTCAAGCCATCGGCCCAATGGAAACCTTGGTGCTGACAGCAGCGGATCAGGTCATCCGCGCTGATCGGCAAGTGATTGTCCCTGGTTTTATCGATGTTCATGCGCATGGTGCTTATGGGTATGACACGATGGATGGTGTGAAGGATGACATTATCAACATGGTGCATGGTCAAATTACTGAAGGCATTACCGCAGTCTTTCCGACGACCATGACGCAATCAGTCGAAAAAATTGCTAATTCGATGCGGGCTGTCAATGAAGCCGCCCAAGTTGAACCAGCGATTGTTGGTGTCCATTTGGAAGGCCCTTTTATTAACCCACACTATAAGGGTGCCCAGCCTGAAGAATACATTATTGCACCGAACTATGATTTGGTGAAGGAATGGAATGAATTATCTGGTAATCGCGTGCGGTTGATTACCTATGCGCCAGAGCAAGCCGAGGCGTTGCGTGCGTTTGAAGACTACCTACTCGCCCATGACATTATTGGTTCAGTGGGTCACTCCAATGCGACGCGTGAATTTTTGCAAAAGGAATCAAAGGCCGCTCACATTACTCACTTGTACAACGCACAACGACCAATGTCACATCGTGAACCAGGTGTTACCGGGCACGCGATGCTTGAAAAGAACATTCGCACTGAGTTGATTGTTGATGGTTTTCATGTGTATCCAGATATGGTTAACTTAGCCTACCAGTTAAAAACGGCGCAGCGCATTGATTTGATTACGGATTCAATGCGGGCGAAGGGGCTCGGTGACGGTGTATCTGAACTGGGTGGTCAAACAGTCTATGTCAAAGACAAGCAAGCTCGCTTGGTTGATGGTACATTAGCTGGTTCCGTCTTGGAATTTGATGACGCCTTCCGTAACATCATGGCCTTTACTGGTGCAAGTGTCCCAGAAGCTATTCAAATGGCCTCGGGTAATCAAGCCGAAGAATTTGGCTTGACGACTAAGGGTACTTTAACTATTGGCAAAGATGCTGATTTGAATGTTTTTTCAGCTGATTTTACAAGATTAGAAGCCACATACAGTCTCGGTCGCCATTTTTCAAAGGCGGATGTGAAGACAAAGTAA
- a CDS encoding GntR family transcriptional regulator: MTAPIYITIHDEMREAIEAGRWGAGDKIPSERELAEQFNVSRMTLRQAVLMLVDEGILERRVGAGTFVTATRVQERLDGVGSFTAAMHATGRTASSKVIAYHIGQASKSEVDQLQLTPDAQVLRMERVRYGDDEPIAFEIASIPATLVEGLSREELTDSLYNTLTTKKGLTIGRAEQVLTAAAATERVADLLAIQRTDPVLVMRQVTFDSQAVPFEYVRTQYVGSRFEFYLAH, translated from the coding sequence ATGACAGCACCAATTTACATCACGATTCATGATGAGATGCGTGAAGCCATTGAAGCCGGCCGTTGGGGCGCGGGCGATAAAATCCCCTCTGAACGTGAATTAGCGGAACAATTCAATGTGTCACGGATGACCTTGCGCCAGGCCGTTTTAATGTTAGTTGATGAAGGTATCTTGGAACGCCGGGTGGGTGCTGGCACTTTTGTCACGGCGACACGTGTTCAAGAACGGTTGGATGGGGTTGGTTCGTTTACAGCAGCCATGCACGCTACTGGGCGCACCGCCTCCTCAAAAGTCATTGCTTACCATATTGGTCAGGCTTCCAAAAGTGAGGTGGACCAATTGCAATTGACACCCGATGCCCAGGTATTAAGGATGGAGCGTGTGCGTTATGGCGATGACGAACCAATTGCCTTTGAAATTGCGTCGATTCCGGCCACTTTGGTTGAGGGGCTGTCGCGTGAAGAGTTGACCGACTCACTTTACAATACGTTAACCACCAAAAAAGGGTTGACCATCGGCCGGGCAGAACAAGTGTTGACCGCGGCAGCGGCTACTGAACGCGTGGCCGATTTGCTTGCCATTCAACGGACAGATCCCGTTTTGGTCATGCGTCAGGTCACGTTTGATAGTCAGGCAGTGCCCTTTGAATATGTACGGACACAATACGTCGGCTCGCGTTTTGAATTTTATCTTGCGCATTAA